The following DNA comes from Marinilactibacillus sp. Marseille-P9653.
AATCACCAACTTTAGCTTTTATTTCTTTTTCTATTTCTGTGATCATCTTTTCGCACTCATCTTCAGTCTTTCCTTTAGCAGTTATTCTAACTTTTGATTCTCCGTTAGAAGCATAAATAGCAATAGTAGGATTGGATTGTTCCTTAATGATACTATCTAATTGCTCTGCTACTTGAGCTTCTGTCAGACCAAACAATCTGATCATTCTAGAGACCAGTTTTTGATTTTCTTGTTCCAGTTCAATCAGTCTTTTTTTAAGATAGTTTTCGACCATAGGTTTCAGTTCACTTGGTGGTCCAGGAAGCATAACATAAGCTCGATTATCTTTTTCCAAGAATACGCCTACTGCTAGTCCATCGTCGTTTAGTAAGGGCTCTGAACCTTCTAGTATAAGCGCCTGAAGTCGATTGTTTTCTGGCATTTTAAAATCGCTATATTTGTGGCGTTCAATAATCTTTTCTTCAGTTTCTTCATGTATGGTCATATTTAAGCCTAGATGATTTGATACCGCTGACTTCGTTATGTCATCTTCAGTAGGTCCAAGTCCTCCTGTCAGTATGATTGTATCTACTCTAGATTCAGCTACTTTAATCGCTTCGGTTAGTCTCTCAGCATTGTCTCCAACAGTTACCTGATGATAAATTTCAATACCAAGAGAAGATAATTCTTTCGATAGATAGGCAGCGTTTGAATTGATAACCTGCCCCATAAGTAATTCTGTTCCGACTGTAATAATTTCAGCTTTCATACTAATCCTCCTACATATAAATACTGTTCAATTAATCTTAATCTGTTTTTTTCAGATAGCATAATTTGATTTTATCATATTAAATTTTAGAATACCGCCTCAAAGATTAGAAAAAAGGCGTACGTAATCCCTTAAGATCACACACGCCTTACTCAAAAGTCGATCAACTACTGAATGTCCCTTTGAAAAAATGTCTCGCATTATAAAAATAGTCAAATCCAGAATATAAAGTGAAAATTAGACAAATATATAATAGAATCGTCGCAACAGGGATGCCTGTCCAATTGAAAGGAAAATTATTCAACAAGAGGAAAATAATGGCAAGCATCTGCGTATTAGTTTTCACTTTACCTGGCCAAGAAGCAGCCAATACGGTTCCACCTTGTTCAACTAATAATAGTCTCAATCCTGTAACAGCCAGTTCTCTACATACGATAACCGCTACAACCCATGCAGGAGCCAAATTTAACTGAACCAGTAAAATCAATGCCGTCATAACCAGCATTTTATCTGCCAGTGGATCTGCAAATTTTCCAAAGTTTGATACAATGTTCATTTTTCTTGCAAGGTAACCGTCCAACCAATCAGTAAAACTGGCAACAGCGAAAACAATCGTCGCAATCAATAGCTTAACTTCAATAGAAGAATTCAAAATTTCTACTGTTCCTAAATCTATAGGCATAACGACTAGCACAATAAATATTGGAATCATAAAGATTCTAAGCATCGTTAATTTATTCGGTAAATTCATAATTTCCTCCTAGACATTCAAATGAAAGACCGGGGTTAATGGAATTAACTCGGTCTTTATCTGAAAAAACATTCTATTATTATTGCTCGAAGTTAAAAATCAGATCTTGTTTAACAGCATTCGCCGATTCCGGTGCATACTCTACAGATTGTCCACTTAATTGGACAGTTGTAACAGCAGCATTTCCAATTACAATAGCTACAGTCTCTACCTCTTCCGTTAAATCTGTAGAGATAGATTCCCCACCAGACAGAAGCGCTTGTTCAGCTGTTGTACCATCTACAGTGATACTTACCCAAGATTCTCCACCTTCAGCATTCAAAGTCAAACTTTTATCATCCGGTAGGGGACCCGATACAGTATAAGTGGTCGTACCACCAGTACTAGACTCTTGCGCAATAGTGAATGGATTTTCTGGTTCTGGTTCTGGTTCTGGTTCTTCTTCAGTATCCTCGTCATCAGTGTCAGCTGGAACCTCTGGTTGAGCATTCTCCGCATTTTCATTGCTTTCGACATTTACATTATTTTGTGCACTTTCGTCTTGATTCACAGATGAATCATTATCTCCAGAATTGCTACTAACGGCTATATAAAAAGCCAATGCAATACCTAGAACTAATAATATAATTAAAATTGTTGGTAAACTATCTTGAATGGTACTCATCATACCATTTTCTTTAGGCTTTGTTCTAGTTTGTGTTGTTCTAACTTGCTCAGTAATTTCTTCACTTTTAGGTGCTGGAATATCAGAATGATCCTTTAACAGTTGTTCTCCATCTAAGCCGACAGTATCCGCGTATTGCTTAATAAAGGCTCTAGCATAGAAATTACCTGGTAAGACATCTAATTTCCCTTCCTCAACAGCGATCAAATATCTTTTTTGGATCTTAGTCATTTGTTGCAAGTCATCTAATGTGTATCCTTTGGCTTTTCTAGCTTCTTTAAGCTTTTCGCCTACTTCATTCAATCTTGTCACCTACCCTAATGTCATTCTTATAACCTGTATTTGATACTTCTATAGAAAACAATCATTCTAGTACTTTATATTCTTTGGGCCTATTTTCTATGCCTACAGGGATCAGTCTATCTTTATAACTATTTTTTATTACACTCATTATATAATCGTTTATATTCTAAATAAAACAAGGGTTATGACCCCATTTCTAAAAGTATACCACACGAAAAACTATGAGTATAGGGTGATTATTGCATCTGTACTGGATCCTATTAAAGATTTACTAATGATTAAAATTTATTGATTTTAAAGCCCAAATTCAATCTCTAAGTTCTTTTAAGAACATGAAATACAGACATATTATTTTCTTGCAAAAAGCTTGTAGCTAATTGTTTAACGTCCTTTAATTTAATTTGTTCCATAAGCGGTACAATATCAAAAACGGATGCTTCCAACTCTGGAAGGTCAACGAATTGTTGAGCAATATACTCCAAAGAATTCAGTGATTGTAATTCTTGTCCAATACTTCTTTTTTTTACTAAATCGAAATGCGCTTCATTTAAATCTGGACTCTCAGATGCCGTTAATAAGAGTGTCTTAAGGATCATCGTTAACTCGTGAGGGTCATTCGCATCTCCTCCAATACTAAGATAATCAATTTGCCTCTCAACTGTATGTTCATAATTAAAACTATCGTCAATTAGACGTTCATTGTATAACTTTAAATAGGTCGTGGAAGTCTCTCCGAAAAGCAATTTCAATAAAAACTCCATCTTGATTGAATACTTTAGAGCTTCGACACCTTCAAGCTCATCGTTGTCACCTTTTATACCAATCAGTACTTTGGCTTTAACTACATCCGCTTCGACTGATCTATAAGGAATGATTTCTTGTTGTTGCACAACTGGGAATTGTCTTTTAATCTCTTTCTCACTCTCAAAATTTTTATCTAACTGATTTTTTTTGATCCATTCTATAATCTCTTTTTCATCCATATTCCCCGCCACAAATAATTGCATGTTGCTTGGGTGATAAAACGTACGATGATTAAGATATAAATCGTCCGCTGTAATCTTTTGAATACTGTTCAATGTCCCCGCAATGTCGTTACTGACTGGATGATTGGGATACAAATTTTCAAGTAGCCCTAAAGCGACCGTCCACTCTGGCTGATCTTCATACATTTGAATTTCTTGACCAATGATTTCTTTTTCTCTTTCAACAGACTCATCTGTGAAATAAGGTTCTTGCACAAAATTTAAAAGGGTTTCTATATTCTCTTTTATATAACTTGTGCTAGAGAAAAGATACGCTGTTTTAGTTAACCCTGTAAAAGCGTTCGCTGAAGCTCCATGGTGTGCAAACTGATCAAATACATCACCTGATTCAGTTTCAAAAAGTTTATGTTCAAGAAAATGTGCAATACCAGGTGGAAATTGTATAAAGTTATTTTCTCCATTAGGAATAAATTGTTGATCAATTGCCCCAAACTCCGTACTAAACAAAGCAAACGTAG
Coding sequences within:
- a CDS encoding competence/damage-inducible protein A, whose protein sequence is MKAEIITVGTELLMGQVINSNAAYLSKELSSLGIEIYHQVTVGDNAERLTEAIKVAESRVDTIILTGGLGPTEDDITKSAVSNHLGLNMTIHEETEEKIIERHKYSDFKMPENNRLQALILEGSEPLLNDDGLAVGVFLEKDNRAYVMLPGPPSELKPMVENYLKKRLIELEQENQKLVSRMIRLFGLTEAQVAEQLDSIIKEQSNPTIAIYASNGESKVRITAKGKTEDECEKMITEIEKEIKAKVGDYIYGYGDHTLSYVVQSLLFEQSKKITAAESLTGGAFLSCIASEQGASSVLDGGIVVYSSEKKHQVLSVSNETIDTYGMVSAECAVEMAEKALEKFDADIAVSLTGVAGPHPLEGKEAGIVWIGIAHKGQTTFAKHFHFKRDRDNNRNLAVLNALNLVRQSLLGLTIQEKVFYMNSKDERA
- the pgsA gene encoding CDP-diacylglycerol--glycerol-3-phosphate 3-phosphatidyltransferase, with the translated sequence MNLPNKLTMLRIFMIPIFIVLVVMPIDLGTVEILNSSIEVKLLIATIVFAVASFTDWLDGYLARKMNIVSNFGKFADPLADKMLVMTALILLVQLNLAPAWVVAVIVCRELAVTGLRLLLVEQGGTVLAASWPGKVKTNTQMLAIIFLLLNNFPFNWTGIPVATILLYICLIFTLYSGFDYFYNARHFFKGTFSS
- a CDS encoding helix-turn-helix domain-containing protein; translation: MNEVGEKLKEARKAKGYTLDDLQQMTKIQKRYLIAVEEGKLDVLPGNFYARAFIKQYADTVGLDGEQLLKDHSDIPAPKSEEITEQVRTTQTRTKPKENGMMSTIQDSLPTILIILLVLGIALAFYIAVSSNSGDNDSSVNQDESAQNNVNVESNENAENAQPEVPADTDDEDTEEEPEPEPEPENPFTIAQESSTGGTTTYTVSGPLPDDKSLTLNAEGGESWVSITVDGTTAEQALLSGGESISTDLTEEVETVAIVIGNAAVTTVQLSGQSVEYAPESANAVKQDLIFNFEQ
- the yfmH gene encoding EF-P 5-aminopentanol modification-associated protein YfmH codes for the protein MKKFEYKNLRETLYREKLDNGLTITLLPKKDYHTTFALFSTEFGAIDQQFIPNGENNFIQFPPGIAHFLEHKLFETESGDVFDQFAHHGASANAFTGLTKTAYLFSSTSYIKENIETLLNFVQEPYFTDESVEREKEIIGQEIQMYEDQPEWTVALGLLENLYPNHPVSNDIAGTLNSIQKITADDLYLNHRTFYHPSNMQLFVAGNMDEKEIIEWIKKNQLDKNFESEKEIKRQFPVVQQQEIIPYRSVEADVVKAKVLIGIKGDNDELEGVEALKYSIKMEFLLKLLFGETSTTYLKLYNERLIDDSFNYEHTVERQIDYLSIGGDANDPHELTMILKTLLLTASESPDLNEAHFDLVKKRSIGQELQSLNSLEYIAQQFVDLPELEASVFDIVPLMEQIKLKDVKQLATSFLQENNMSVFHVLKRT